Below is a window of Myxococcota bacterium DNA.
CCCGTGCTCGCTTTTCCGTGGCTCGAGAGACGTGCCTGCGGTCCTATTTGAAAATGAATTTCAGATTCGATACACCTTCACTCGACGAAGACCTGAGCGAGCTCCCGCGCGTTCTCTCACGCGCCCGCCAGCCCGGTTCCCTTCCGTCGCCTACCTGTCGCGGCTCTCGCCGTGGCGCTTGCGTCGGAGTGGTTCCGGTCGCCGTTCCTCGGCACCGAGCGCTCCGTTTCGAGGAGTGTGCTCGTGAAGTACAACGGCCCGCGCGTGAAGCGGTCGCGCCGCATCGGAGTGGCCCTCACTCCCAAGGCCCAGAAGACCATCGACCGGAAAGGGATGGAGCGCGGCGTCGGAGGACGGCCGAAGCGGATCTCCGAGTACGGCCTGCAGCTGCTCGAGAAGCAGCGCCTGCTCTTCCAGTACAACATCTCCGAGAAGCAGATGCGCCGCTACTTCAAGGCGGCCCAGCGCCAGAAGGGCCGAACCGGTGAGAACCTGGTCGTGCGGCTCGAGCGGCGCCTGGACGCCTTCGTCCTGCGCGCTGGCTTCGCGCCTACCATCTATGCGGCGCGCCAGCTCGTCGGACACGGTCACTTCGAGGTGAACGGCGTGCGCGCGCGCGCCTCGTCGCAGTTGCTTCGCCCGGGCGATCTGGTCGTCGTTCGCGAGAAGAGCCGCGGCAAGCCGATCTTCGACATGGACTGGAACATCTACGCGCCGCCCGAGTACATCGATCGCGACGTCGAGAACCTGTCGGCGAAGCTGAATCGGCTGCCCGAGCGCTCCGAAGTGCCCATCGTCTGCGAAGAGCAGTATGTCGTCGAATTCTACTCTCGTTAGAGCCGCGCGTTCCGCGCTGCGCGAGCAGCCGGTGGCGCAGGTCTTGATCCCGGCCGTGGAGTTCCAGTTTCCGGCTCGGGTGGCGACGACGGCCCGTGGCGACTTTGTCGTGGGGAGCGAGGTGCCTGCCGAGGCCCTCGAAGGACATCGCGTCCAGCTTCACTTCGCCCAGGCGCGGGGAGGCCGAATGGCCGTCCAGGGCAGCCTCGTCGCCAGCCGCGCGCTCGACGACAACGACTACTTCACCCCCCTGCACGGCGCGAGCGACTCG
It encodes the following:
- the rpsD gene encoding 30S ribosomal protein S4: MKYNGPRVKRSRRIGVALTPKAQKTIDRKGMERGVGGRPKRISEYGLQLLEKQRLLFQYNISEKQMRRYFKAAQRQKGRTGENLVVRLERRLDAFVLRAGFAPTIYAARQLVGHGHFEVNGVRARASSQLLRPGDLVVVREKSRGKPIFDMDWNIYAPPEYIDRDVENLSAKLNRLPERSEVPIVCEEQYVVEFYSR